CGCAGCGCGGCCGCGAAGGTGTCGGATTCTTCGATCAGGAAGCCGTTGGCGGTGAGGAAACGGGCGAAGACTCGGCGCACGTCCGGGTCATCGTCGAGCAGCAGGATCTTCCGGCCTTCGAAGGCTGTGCTCATGACATGGGTTGCAAGTCAGGATTATACGAGGCGGGGCGGGGATCGGGCCGAGGAATCCGCTGCTGGCGCCCGGGCGCACTCCTGTTAGTCGATGAAAATGTCGGACCGCAGCGTCGCGCCGGGCTTGACGGCATAGCGCGAGAGGTCGGTGACGCCGACGTCGGCGAGAACTTCGTCATCCAGGAAGAAGTTGCCGGTGCAGGTGCGGCTGGGGCGGGTGAGGATGTGCCAGGCGGCGTCGGCGACGATCTCGGGCGTACGGGCACGCTCCGGCTCGGCGCCGGGGATCACCTGCAAGGCTGCGGTGGCGATGGTGGTGCGCGGCCACAACGCGTTCACCGCGATCCCCGCCTCGCGGAACTCCTCCGCCATCCCCAGAACGCACAGGCTCATGCCGTACTTCGACATGGTGTAGGCCAGGTGGGGCGCGAACCACTTAGGCCGCAGATCGAGCGGCGGCGACAGGTTCAGGATGTGAGGGTTCTGCGCCCTGACCAGATGCGGCAGGCAGGCCTGCGAGCACAGGTAGGTGCCGCGGACGTTGATGCCCATCATCAGGTCGTAGCGCTTCATCGGAGTCTGCAGCGTGCCGGTCAGGTTGATGGCGCTGGCGTTGTTGACCAGGATGTCGAGGCCGCCGAAATGCTGAACCGCCTTCTCTACCGCCGCGGAGACCTGCTCCTCGAAGCGGATGTCCATGGGCAGGGCCAAGGCCTTGCCACCGGCGGCCTCGATCTCCGCGGCGGCGCTGTGGATGGTGCCGGGCAGCTTGGGATGTGGCGTCTCGGTCTTGCCGGTGATGACGACGTTGGCGCCGTCGCGGGCGGCGCGCAGGCCGATGGCCAGGCCGATCCCGCGGCTGGAGCCGGAGATGAACAAGGTCTTGCCGGCGAGGGAAGACATGATCCCTAGAGGCTACCGCGAGCGGACCGCTGCTGGCTAGGGCGCGTCGCGGTCGCGGGGGTCGAGCGTGGCGGCGCGAGCGCGCTCGCGGCGCACGGCCTCTTCATAGGCGGCGCGCGCGTCCTTGCCGGTCGCGCGCTTGTACCAGGCCGGATGATGGGTCCAGGCCCAGCG
This genomic interval from Terriglobales bacterium contains the following:
- a CDS encoding NAD(P)-dependent oxidoreductase yields the protein MSSLAGKTLFISGSSRGIGLAIGLRAARDGANVVITGKTETPHPKLPGTIHSAAAEIEAAGGKALALPMDIRFEEQVSAAVEKAVQHFGGLDILVNNASAINLTGTLQTPMKRYDLMMGINVRGTYLCSQACLPHLVRAQNPHILNLSPPLDLRPKWFAPHLAYTMSKYGMSLCVLGMAEEFREAGIAVNALWPRTTIATAALQVIPGAEPERARTPEIVADAAWHILTRPSRTCTGNFFLDDEVLADVGVTDLSRYAVKPGATLRSDIFID